The following coding sequences lie in one Girardinichthys multiradiatus isolate DD_20200921_A chromosome 13, DD_fGirMul_XY1, whole genome shotgun sequence genomic window:
- the LOC124878711 gene encoding major histocompatibility complex class I-related gene protein-like encodes MIQNREGTVRALGSGSPWSVRKQVGTTLKQRQTCFTHRKPGFGVSFLQKTPSSPVRCHATGFFSSRAEMFWWKDGEEIHDYVEHGEILPNADGTFQMSVDLKIKHSLEFDLMLSSGFPNVPEYVAMEILDGVIIAYYDSDIKTGQTRLEWVRKLMQNNSQHWAMHLQNCIHYQQVFKVETQSFQQSSNQTGGVHIFQGIGGCGLNNKTAKLTGILKYGYDGEDFLEFDLTQLKWIAQRKEALSLSQLWNEETQSLFYNADLVTNQCNQWLTGSLIAGQSTLLRTDNPSMSLLQKTPSSPVRCHATGFYPESFLMFWRKDGEEIHEGVDHGNVLTNQDITFQYYVDLDISSIPPQDWMRYDCVFQFTGAEDRIMVKLDKTLIKTNRDESSQTTIIIIAVVIVLSAIIIIIIAVGFAAYKKRNGE; translated from the exons ATGATCCAAAACCGGGAAGGTACTGTTAGAGCCTTAGGAAGTGGGAGTCCATGGAGTGTCCGGAAGCAGGTAGGAACAACACTTAAACAAAGGCAGACATGCTTCACTCACAGGAAACCAGGTTTCGGAG TATCTTTCCTGCAGAAGACCCCCTCTTCTCCAGTCCGCTGCCACGCTACAGGTTTCTTCTCCAGCAGAGCTGAGATGTTTTGGTGGAAAGATGGAGAGGAGATTCATGATTATGTGGAGCATGGAGAGATCCTACCAAATGCTGATGGGACCTTCCAGATGAGTGTTGATCTGAAAA TTAAACACTCTCTGGAGTTTGATCTCATGCTGTCATCTGGATTCCCAAATGTCCCAGAATATGTGGCCATGGAAATTCTTGATGGAGTTATTATAGCTTACTACGACAGCGATATTAAGACAGGACAAACAAGGTTAGAATGGGTTAGAAAGTTAATGCAGAATAACTCCCAGCACTGGGCGATGCATTTGCAGAACTGCATACACTATCAACAGGTCTTCAAGGTGGAAACTCAGAGTTTTCAGCAGAGCTCAAATCAAACTGGAG GTGTCCATATTTTTCAGGGGATAGGTGGCTGTGGACTGAACAACAAGACTGCGAAGCTTACTGGTATTTTGAAGTACGGTTATGATGGAGAAGACTTTCTTGAATTTGATTTAACTCAACTAAAATGGATTGCTCAGAGAAAAGaggctctctctctttctcagctTTGGAATGAGGAGACACAGAGTCTTTTTTATAACGCTGATCTCGTCACAAATCAATGCAATCAGTGGCTCACTGGCTCCTTGATTGCTGGACAAAGCACTCTGTTAAGAACAG ATAACCCCTCAATGTCTCTCCTTCAGAAGACTCCCTCCTCTCCAGTTAGGTGCCATGCCACTGGTTTCTACCCAGAAAGTTTCTTGATGTTCTGGAGGAAAGATGGAGAGGAGATTCATGAGGGTGTGGACCATGGAAATGTCCTCACCAATCAGGATATTACTTTCCAGTATTATGTTGATCTGGATATTTCATCAATCCCACCTCAAGACTGGATGAGATATGACTGTGTATTTCAGTTTACTGGTGCTGAGGACAGAATCATGGTTAAGCTGGATAAAACATTGATCAAGACCAACAGGG atgaatcatctcagacaaCAATTATCATCATTGCTGTAGTTATTGTTCTGAgtgccatcatcatcatcatcattgctGTAGGATTTGCTGCTTACAAGAAGAGAAATGGTGAGTGA